In a single window of the Streptacidiphilus sp. P02-A3a genome:
- a CDS encoding amino acid adenylation domain-containing protein produces MSAHSDDPDTLHHLFEKRVRKAPEGIALEYEGEFLSYGELNRRANRLAHHLRDSSGVRPDDRVAILLRHPPSVVVAMLAVLKAGGAYVPLDPENPPGVTRRILDNVAPRATVIESSTAAGAAFNSGDLFVTDVMSAGLGTPDTDPAPVATAADLAYVIYTSGTTGTPKGIAVEHHAIVNTIGWRNTHYGFGPDDVTLAIPRPSFDSSVADTFCALSSGARLLLPVRDLITDRGYLVELMQQRNVSHFLITPALYQRLLPAMDAQTAKALRSVTVAGEWFTSALIRAHFLRVPDTALFNEYGPSENAVCSTVHRLRATDDRVLIGTPITGTEACVLDPEGRPVAPGESGELYLAGAGLARGYLGDPELTARQFAVHRSGPLRGRRAYRTGDIVRLHPGGELEFLERRDQQVKIRGRRVELGSVAEVLARHELVRQVFLHRRDVDSATPRLVAFVVGPTAEQVDGLRGFALEHLPEYMVPTAIIAIDAVPVTGNGKVDEAALDARYADATAGHGPPPVAATATESALLEIWARIFAPLRVGPDDDFFDLGGDSLSVMDLVAQVDELLGVHLDNSEPYQGRTIRSLARIIENLQNSEAQIS; encoded by the coding sequence ATGTCGGCACACTCCGACGATCCCGATACGCTGCATCACCTCTTCGAGAAACGCGTCCGCAAGGCACCCGAGGGCATCGCGCTCGAATACGAGGGCGAGTTCCTGAGCTACGGTGAGCTGAACCGCCGGGCCAACCGGCTGGCGCACCACCTGCGGGACAGCTCCGGCGTGCGGCCGGACGACCGGGTGGCGATCCTGCTCCGGCATCCGCCGAGCGTCGTGGTCGCCATGCTCGCGGTGCTCAAGGCCGGTGGCGCCTACGTGCCGCTGGACCCGGAGAACCCGCCGGGCGTCACCCGGCGCATCCTCGACAACGTCGCGCCGCGGGCGACGGTCATCGAGTCGTCGACGGCGGCGGGCGCGGCGTTCAACAGCGGCGACCTGTTCGTGACGGACGTCATGAGCGCGGGCCTCGGCACCCCGGACACCGACCCGGCCCCGGTGGCGACGGCCGCGGACCTCGCGTACGTGATCTACACGTCGGGAACGACCGGGACGCCCAAGGGCATCGCGGTCGAGCACCACGCCATCGTCAACACCATCGGCTGGCGCAACACCCACTACGGTTTCGGCCCGGACGACGTGACGCTGGCGATTCCGCGGCCGTCGTTCGACAGCTCCGTCGCCGACACCTTCTGCGCCCTCAGCAGCGGCGCGCGGCTGCTGCTGCCGGTCCGCGACCTGATCACGGACCGGGGCTACCTGGTGGAACTGATGCAGCAGCGGAACGTCAGCCACTTCCTGATCACACCCGCGCTGTACCAGCGGCTGCTCCCGGCGATGGACGCCCAGACCGCCAAGGCGCTGCGCAGCGTCACCGTCGCCGGGGAGTGGTTCACCTCGGCCCTCATCCGGGCGCACTTCCTGCGGGTACCGGACACCGCGCTGTTCAACGAGTACGGCCCCTCCGAGAACGCGGTGTGCTCCACCGTCCACCGGCTCCGCGCCACGGACGACCGGGTGCTGATCGGCACACCGATCACCGGTACCGAGGCGTGCGTGCTGGACCCGGAGGGCCGACCGGTGGCACCGGGCGAGAGCGGCGAGCTGTACCTGGCCGGGGCCGGTCTGGCCCGCGGCTACCTGGGCGACCCGGAACTGACCGCGCGACAGTTCGCCGTGCACCGCTCGGGCCCGCTGCGGGGCAGGCGCGCCTACCGGACCGGGGACATCGTCAGGCTGCACCCGGGCGGCGAGCTGGAGTTCCTGGAGCGCCGCGACCAGCAGGTCAAGATCCGCGGTCGGCGCGTCGAACTGGGCAGCGTGGCCGAGGTGCTGGCGCGGCACGAGCTGGTCCGCCAGGTCTTCCTGCACCGCCGGGACGTGGACTCGGCGACCCCGCGCCTGGTCGCCTTCGTCGTCGGCCCGACCGCCGAGCAGGTGGACGGACTGCGCGGCTTCGCGCTGGAGCACCTGCCGGAGTACATGGTGCCGACGGCGATCATCGCGATCGACGCGGTACCGGTCACCGGCAACGGGAAGGTCGACGAGGCGGCGCTCGACGCCCGGTACGCCGACGCCACCGCCGGGCACGGTCCCCCGCCGGTGGCCGCGACGGCCACCGAGTCGGCGCTGCTGGAGATCTGGGCCCGGATCTTCGCGCCGCTGCGGGTCGGCCCGGACGACGACTTCTTCGACCTCGGCGGCGACTCGCTCAGCGTGATGGACCTGGTGGCCCAGGTGGACGAGCTGCTGGGGGTCCACCTCGACAACTCCGAGCCGTACCAGGGCAGGACCATCCGGAGCCTGGCCCGCATCATCGAGAACCTTCAGAACAGCGAGGCACAGATTTCGTGA
- a CDS encoding thioesterase II family protein — MTKPERGTVSLRRFGPPAAADDPPTTPLVCFPYAGGGATAFACWRRELPAWLGLYAHVAPGREERGREAPLRTVAELVADVLPDLLALPGPPVLVGHSFGAYLCYELAHRLTLTGRPPAQLVVLASGAPGLTALRPVGTDQEIEQLWRSLGADPAGLARPEFRERFFPVLRADLGAHAGFRTPPSRPRLTMPVSVLYGDQDPVATAAEAEKWRLLCDGPFQLAAVPGGHFFPQTRTSATLSALVRTLDPPAAPLRRPASTV; from the coding sequence ATGACCAAGCCGGAGCGCGGCACCGTGTCCCTGCGCCGCTTCGGACCGCCCGCCGCGGCGGACGACCCGCCGACCACCCCCCTGGTCTGCTTCCCGTACGCGGGTGGCGGGGCGACCGCGTTCGCCTGCTGGCGTCGTGAACTGCCCGCGTGGCTCGGCCTGTACGCCCATGTGGCACCCGGTCGCGAGGAGCGCGGGCGGGAGGCCCCGCTGCGGACGGTCGCCGAACTGGTCGCGGACGTCCTGCCGGACCTGCTCGCGCTACCGGGCCCGCCGGTGCTGGTCGGGCACAGCTTCGGGGCCTACCTCTGCTACGAGTTGGCGCACCGGCTGACCCTCACCGGACGGCCCCCGGCGCAGCTGGTGGTGCTCGCCTCCGGGGCGCCGGGGCTGACCGCGCTCCGGCCGGTGGGCACCGACCAGGAGATCGAGCAGCTGTGGCGGAGCCTCGGCGCGGACCCCGCGGGCCTGGCCCGCCCGGAGTTCCGGGAGCGGTTCTTCCCGGTGCTGCGCGCGGACCTCGGCGCGCACGCCGGCTTCCGGACTCCCCCGTCCAGGCCGCGCCTGACCATGCCGGTCAGCGTGCTGTACGGCGACCAGGACCCGGTCGCCACCGCCGCCGAGGCGGAGAAGTGGCGGCTGCTGTGCGACGGCCCCTTCCAGCTCGCCGCGGTACCGGGCGGGCACTTCTTCCCGCAGACCCGGACGAGCGCCACCTTGAGCGCGCTGGTCCGCACCCTCGATCCTCCGGCCGCGCCGCTTCGGCGACCGGCGTCGACCGTCTGA
- a CDS encoding M20/M25/M40 family metallo-hydrolase, with the protein MKLRKLREYLPGWSEIRRHAADTISELAVRTPHDPKLADALSRITPADVERHVSALTATGPRWREDEQNVQHALRHLRDELSDYGYQVVEKPYGEAPHQVNLFAVLPGRDRVAPLVEVGAHWDSVQGSPGADDNASGVAGVLETARVLHALGPRERGVRFCLFGEEEEWMLGSRSHVADLDADGEAVEGLIVLEMIGFRDRRPGAQGSPLRIPGVFSPPTTGDFVALIADLRSLPFANAVQRSARTYVPGLRIYPIKRLGGLLRDAARSDHLPYWRTGRRGLLITDTANLRNPHYHQATDTLATLDLDFAAEVTRAVAGAVVQLADRTTR; encoded by the coding sequence ATGAAGCTCCGTAAGCTGCGGGAGTACCTGCCCGGCTGGAGCGAGATCCGCCGCCACGCCGCCGACACCATCAGCGAACTCGCGGTGCGTACGCCCCACGACCCGAAGCTCGCGGACGCGCTGTCCCGGATCACCCCGGCCGACGTGGAGCGGCACGTCAGCGCGCTGACGGCGACCGGACCGCGCTGGCGCGAGGACGAGCAGAACGTCCAGCACGCGCTGCGCCACCTGCGCGACGAACTCTCCGACTACGGCTACCAGGTGGTGGAGAAGCCGTACGGCGAGGCGCCGCACCAGGTCAACCTGTTCGCCGTGCTGCCCGGCCGCGACCGCGTCGCGCCGCTGGTGGAGGTCGGCGCGCACTGGGACTCCGTGCAGGGCAGCCCCGGCGCCGACGACAACGCCAGCGGAGTCGCCGGTGTGCTGGAGACCGCCCGGGTGCTCCACGCGCTGGGCCCGCGCGAACGCGGCGTCCGGTTCTGCCTCTTCGGCGAGGAGGAGGAGTGGATGCTGGGCAGCCGCTCGCACGTGGCGGACCTCGACGCCGACGGCGAGGCCGTCGAGGGCCTGATCGTGCTGGAGATGATCGGATTCCGGGACCGGCGCCCCGGCGCGCAGGGTAGTCCGCTGCGCATCCCGGGGGTGTTCTCGCCGCCGACCACCGGCGACTTCGTCGCACTCATCGCCGACCTGCGGTCACTGCCGTTCGCGAACGCGGTGCAGCGCAGCGCCCGGACGTACGTCCCGGGGCTGCGGATCTACCCGATCAAACGGCTCGGGGGCCTGCTCAGGGACGCCGCGCGCAGCGACCACCTGCCCTACTGGCGCACCGGTCGGCGGGGTCTGCTCATCACGGACACCGCCAACCTGCGCAATCCGCACTACCACCAGGCGACCGACACCCTGGCGACCCTCGACCTGGACTTCGCGGCGGAGGTCACCCGCGCCGTCGCGGGCGCCGTGGTCCAGCTGGCCGACCGAACGACGCGCTGA
- a CDS encoding MFS transporter, which yields MAVNYLVDSLGTGLFLTGGVAFFVRVVGLTATQVGVGFSIAGLVTLGASVPTGWLADRVDTRRLLFLLHLAEAALFCLYPLVHSFLGFVLVASATSLAIRAASTVRSALIAGVLEPDRRVAGRAYLRSVFNAGFAGGSALAAWALADGSHFACEMVIAGNTASYLLAAATLIPLPSMPPQPRPVGAAKAPALKDIPFVLLTLMNGLLGINGIVLTLALPLLIVSGHGIPRALAGLFVTANTVLVVVFQVRLSRNADTVDGGARAQRRAGVFLALSCAGIAAAVAVHSTALTILCLVVAVLLLTAGELLAMAGSWGISYGLAPDHARGEYLGVYALGMAFAETAGPAATTYLGIDQGAAGWLVIAGVFLLAGFAVSPLVVRAQAKQAAARALAAVAGGAEGIEAAAGGGA from the coding sequence ATGGCCGTCAATTACCTGGTCGACTCACTGGGGACCGGGCTGTTCCTCACCGGCGGCGTCGCCTTCTTCGTCCGCGTGGTCGGACTGACGGCCACTCAGGTCGGCGTCGGGTTCTCCATAGCGGGGCTGGTCACGCTCGGCGCCTCGGTACCGACCGGTTGGCTCGCGGACCGCGTGGACACCCGCAGACTGCTGTTCCTGCTGCACCTCGCGGAGGCCGCGCTCTTCTGCCTCTATCCGCTGGTGCACTCCTTCCTCGGCTTCGTCCTGGTGGCCAGCGCGACGTCACTGGCCATCCGGGCGGCCAGCACCGTCCGGTCGGCGCTGATCGCCGGTGTGCTGGAGCCCGACCGCCGGGTGGCCGGACGCGCCTACCTGCGCTCGGTGTTCAACGCCGGCTTCGCGGGCGGTTCCGCGCTGGCCGCGTGGGCGCTGGCCGACGGCTCGCACTTCGCCTGCGAGATGGTGATCGCCGGGAACACCGCCTCGTACCTGCTCGCCGCGGCCACCCTGATCCCGCTGCCCTCCATGCCGCCGCAGCCCCGCCCCGTCGGAGCGGCCAAGGCACCGGCGCTCAAGGACATCCCGTTCGTCCTGCTCACCCTGATGAACGGTCTGCTCGGCATCAACGGCATCGTGCTCACCCTGGCGCTGCCGCTGCTGATCGTATCCGGACACGGCATCCCCAGGGCCCTGGCCGGTCTCTTCGTCACCGCCAACACCGTGCTGGTCGTGGTCTTCCAGGTGCGGTTGAGCCGCAACGCCGACACGGTCGACGGCGGCGCTCGGGCCCAGCGCCGGGCCGGGGTGTTCCTCGCCCTCTCCTGCGCCGGGATCGCCGCCGCGGTCGCGGTGCACAGCACCGCCCTGACCATCCTCTGCCTGGTGGTGGCGGTGCTGCTGCTCACCGCCGGTGAACTGCTCGCCATGGCGGGCAGTTGGGGCATCTCCTACGGTCTCGCCCCGGACCACGCCCGCGGCGAGTACCTCGGCGTCTACGCACTCGGCATGGCCTTCGCGGAGACCGCCGGTCCGGCCGCCACGACCTACCTCGGCATCGACCAGGGCGCCGCGGGCTGGCTGGTCATCGCCGGGGTCTTCCTGCTGGCCGGGTTCGCTGTGTCCCCGCTGGTGGTCCGGGCGCAGGCGAAACAGGCCGCCGCCCGCGCCCTGGCGGCCGTGGCCGGCGGCGCCGAGGGCATCGAGGCAGCTGCCGGAGGCGGCGCATGA
- a CDS encoding MbtH family NRPS accessory protein: protein MFDDESSAVLRVVVNGEEQYSIWPVDLALPEGWREEGVRGSREECLAHVEAVWTDMRPLSLRG, encoded by the coding sequence ATGTTCGATGACGAATCATCTGCTGTTCTCCGTGTTGTGGTGAACGGCGAGGAGCAGTACTCCATCTGGCCGGTCGACCTCGCACTCCCCGAGGGCTGGCGGGAGGAAGGGGTCCGCGGCTCCCGCGAGGAATGCCTCGCGCACGTGGAAGCCGTTTGGACCGACATGCGTCCGCTCAGCCTGCGGGGCTGA
- a CDS encoding thioesterase II family protein, translating to MIGTRQTRSSRWWTGRSGQAAERTLVCLPYAGGGPQTYQDWEGLLPTATSVLAVTPPGRGRRFGETPCRDVPSMVLPLTGELAVTLDGPYTLFGHSLGATTAFELCREIRRRGLRGPTALVVSGRQAPDLPWTEAPISGLPDAEFADALRELGGTPEAVLQQPELMRILLPSLRADFAIVEAYRYQDEAPLDIPILALAGTDDRRAPVRRMSGWARQTNASFTLRTVRGGHFFVDTEPAVVTGLLSAVV from the coding sequence GTGATCGGCACCCGCCAAACCCGGTCCTCCCGATGGTGGACCGGTCGATCCGGCCAGGCGGCCGAGCGGACCCTGGTCTGTCTGCCGTACGCCGGAGGTGGCCCGCAGACCTACCAGGACTGGGAGGGCTTACTGCCGACGGCGACCTCGGTGCTCGCGGTGACGCCCCCCGGCCGTGGCCGCCGATTCGGCGAAACCCCCTGCCGTGACGTCCCGTCAATGGTGCTGCCACTCACCGGTGAGCTGGCCGTGACCCTCGACGGTCCGTACACGCTGTTCGGACACAGCCTCGGGGCGACCACGGCCTTCGAGTTGTGCCGGGAGATCCGTCGGCGCGGGCTGCGCGGACCCACCGCCCTGGTGGTCTCCGGACGCCAGGCACCGGACCTGCCGTGGACCGAGGCGCCGATCAGCGGCCTGCCCGACGCCGAATTCGCCGACGCGCTGCGCGAGCTCGGGGGAACCCCCGAAGCCGTGCTCCAGCAGCCGGAGTTGATGCGGATCCTGCTGCCGTCACTGCGGGCCGACTTCGCGATCGTCGAGGCCTACCGCTATCAGGACGAGGCGCCACTGGACATCCCGATCCTGGCGCTGGCGGGCACCGACGACCGGCGCGCGCCGGTGCGGCGGATGTCGGGTTGGGCCAGGCAGACCAACGCCTCCTTCACCCTGCGCACGGTACGCGGCGGCCACTTCTTCGTGGACACCGAGCCCGCCGTCGTCACCGGTCTGCTGTCAGCCGTCGTCTGA